A window of Paremcibacter congregatus contains these coding sequences:
- a CDS encoding copper chaperone PCu(A)C: MKIKIISSLFFFVSLLSIPTAYAGEAISVTQAWARPVILQNRPGAAYMTLKNDSDQEDRLVKASSPQAERIELHVHRHQDGVMKMEQVAYIPIAAHATTEIKPGGYHLMLFGLSKKFAVGDMVPLTLTFAHGGTVDLNVQVMKKAPMKMDHGSGMDH, translated from the coding sequence GTGAAGATTAAAATTATTTCCAGCCTGTTTTTTTTCGTTTCTTTATTGTCAATACCGACGGCTTATGCCGGTGAAGCGATTAGTGTTACTCAGGCCTGGGCAAGGCCGGTTATTCTTCAAAACCGTCCGGGGGCGGCTTATATGACATTGAAGAATGACAGCGATCAGGAGGATCGGCTTGTTAAGGCCAGCTCGCCACAGGCTGAGCGAATTGAGTTGCATGTGCATCGCCATCAGGATGGTGTGATGAAAATGGAGCAGGTGGCGTATATTCCAATTGCCGCCCATGCGACGACTGAGATCAAGCCGGGAGGCTATCACCTGATGTTGTTTGGCCTGAGCAAGAAATTTGCTGTCGGTGATATGGTGCCTTTAACGCTGACGTTTGCGCATGGCGGTACGGTTGATCTGAACGTTCAGGTGATGAAGAAGGCGCCGATGAAAATGGATCATGGCAGCGGGATGGATCATTAA
- a CDS encoding ATP-binding protein: MLSPVLAAKPDAVSPSVADIEQFISRTEALYDHDIYSVLSKTEQQLTQETSDKNIKILKTLIDYYIILEEYDKARPLLARLGDISRERNDPALSRIFEFFTISIDSVHKPTQENIMLFEDLLKKAIKADDIYLQVILFANIATHKELNYETHSALEYLDRAHRILDDVADPYLHILVNGTYAFIYADLNDFRKILKYYTLNLDLMVRHGLADNLGIYLFNLSLPLQNTKQYDLSNRALNIIIEQQNKYGQSGGEIYPLTGLAENAYAAKKYKQALEYVTKGLPYTHQSLDFAIRLYILGAKSAAADGQAALARVYQDKVQKFYASNEGYPDAQWQTVNQRIQAGIARAEGRHKDAYDHLLKYYQEGDKRHFEAIQRDIDGVRVNLENRRALEKAQKEILLQKTQNSRLILLTISLAAIIISALMYRAHRNSKRNALALAESAAIAEKANHAKSEFVANMSHELRTPLNAIIGFSDIMKQKLYGDMGDSKYGQYAEMINDSGHHLLGIINEILDISKVESGKMDLMEDYCDVEAITRASINLVAKKAEEYKVSIQYNIPKDFPEIYADHRIISQILNNALSNAVKFSDAGGEVTIAAILAEDDTSICLEIKDTGIGMTDEELRFVMEPFQQVQNRFTKTREGTGLGLPLMKAFIELHGGYMAIESLKGTGTTLRFHLPHKQMI; encoded by the coding sequence ATGTTGTCTCCTGTTCTCGCCGCAAAGCCGGACGCAGTCTCCCCTTCTGTGGCAGATATTGAACAATTCATCTCACGCACAGAAGCGCTCTATGACCATGATATTTATTCCGTATTAAGCAAGACAGAACAACAGCTTACTCAAGAAACAAGCGATAAAAATATTAAAATTCTCAAGACCTTGATAGATTATTACATCATTCTTGAAGAATATGACAAGGCGCGGCCTCTCCTCGCCCGGCTTGGGGATATCTCGAGGGAACGTAATGACCCTGCCTTAAGCAGAATTTTTGAGTTTTTCACCATCAGTATTGACAGTGTCCACAAGCCGACCCAGGAAAATATAATGCTCTTCGAAGACCTGTTAAAGAAAGCAATCAAAGCCGACGACATCTATTTACAGGTTATTTTATTTGCAAATATAGCCACCCATAAAGAGTTGAACTATGAAACCCACTCGGCATTGGAATATCTTGATCGCGCCCATAGAATTCTAGACGATGTCGCTGACCCCTATCTCCATATTCTCGTTAACGGGACATACGCATTCATTTATGCCGATTTGAATGATTTCAGAAAAATCCTGAAATATTACACCCTGAACCTGGATTTGATGGTTCGGCATGGCCTTGCCGACAATTTGGGAATTTACCTCTTCAACCTCAGTCTGCCGCTGCAAAATACCAAGCAATACGACCTGTCCAACCGGGCCTTGAATATTATCATAGAACAGCAAAATAAATACGGCCAGAGTGGCGGCGAAATATACCCGTTAACCGGACTGGCAGAGAATGCCTATGCGGCAAAAAAATACAAACAAGCCCTCGAATATGTTACCAAGGGGTTGCCCTACACCCATCAATCACTCGATTTCGCAATCCGCCTGTATATTCTGGGGGCAAAATCCGCCGCCGCGGATGGCCAGGCCGCTCTGGCCAGGGTTTATCAGGACAAGGTTCAGAAATTCTACGCCAGCAATGAAGGCTACCCGGACGCCCAATGGCAAACTGTCAATCAACGCATTCAGGCTGGCATCGCCCGCGCAGAAGGCCGCCATAAGGACGCTTACGACCATCTGTTGAAATATTATCAGGAGGGAGACAAGCGTCACTTTGAGGCCATTCAGCGCGACATTGACGGCGTACGGGTCAACCTGGAAAACAGACGGGCACTTGAAAAAGCCCAGAAAGAAATTTTGCTTCAAAAGACTCAGAACAGCCGGCTCATCCTGCTGACCATATCGCTGGCCGCCATTATCATTTCAGCCCTGATGTACCGTGCCCACAGAAACAGCAAACGCAACGCTTTGGCTCTTGCCGAGTCCGCTGCCATTGCCGAAAAGGCCAATCATGCCAAATCGGAATTCGTCGCCAATATGAGCCATGAACTGCGCACGCCGTTAAACGCCATCATTGGTTTCTCCGATATTATGAAGCAGAAACTCTACGGCGACATGGGCGATTCTAAATATGGCCAATATGCCGAAATGATCAACGACAGTGGACATCACCTGTTGGGAATCATTAACGAAATCCTCGACATCTCCAAAGTGGAAAGTGGTAAGATGGACCTTATGGAGGATTATTGCGATGTCGAAGCCATCACCCGGGCCTCTATCAATCTCGTGGCGAAGAAGGCAGAGGAATACAAGGTCAGTATCCAATATAACATCCCCAAGGACTTTCCCGAGATTTATGCGGATCATCGCATCATCAGCCAGATTCTCAATAACGCGTTGTCAAATGCGGTGAAGTTTAGTGATGCCGGCGGGGAAGTCACCATCGCCGCCATATTGGCCGAGGATGACACATCCATCTGCCTGGAGATCAAAGATACCGGAATCGGCATGACCGATGAAGAACTCCGTTTCGTTATGGAACCCTTCCAGCAAGTCCAGAATCGCTTTACCAAAACCCGTGAAGGCACAGGTCTCGGCCTGCCGCTCATGAAAGCCTTTATTGAGCTCCACGGGGGCTACATGGCCATAGAATCCCTCAAAGGCACCGGCACGACATTACGGTTTCATTTGCCCCACAAACAGATGATATAA
- a CDS encoding HlyD family type I secretion periplasmic adaptor subunit: MEQKQDNNARITGKEGQTTLPTKNIDRLEQLVDKATEFAREKNPRPTSYYTRFLSRAILLEESGPPRAVVSTVGIISLFLFGMITWAAITTLNETSVARGEVRPASSVQPVQHLEGGIVSNVRVQDGEQVRKGQEILTMAPTPATSNYNRILARHTALSLQINRLKTFAASEEADFSAYEKSHPLLVQDQKDVLTQQNISRVAQQEVIMAQLDEKQNELVLLDRQEKTQQNNLALLAEEMKMRKELTEKGLGSKLKLLEIQRSHNQALGDLNQTQARKAGTRASISQVRGNLVALNEKLRNDALIQVDSLSSERAQVTAELTQLRDRVQRLSVIAPVDGIVKGLKYRTIGSVVPPGDVVAEIVPLSDKLVAEVKISPRDIGHVKIGTEVLVKLDTYNFARYGSLSGSLNHVSASSYMDEQGETYFKGVVELPRNYIGTDPASNRITSGMTLVADIQTGKKTLLQYLVKPINNALDTAFRER; this comes from the coding sequence ATGGAACAGAAACAAGACAATAACGCGCGTATAACCGGCAAAGAAGGCCAAACCACTCTGCCGACTAAAAATATTGACAGGCTTGAACAGCTTGTCGACAAGGCGACCGAATTCGCCCGGGAGAAGAACCCGCGCCCCACGAGCTATTACACCCGTTTTCTGTCCCGGGCGATCCTGTTGGAAGAATCCGGTCCGCCGCGGGCTGTGGTCTCCACAGTCGGTATCATTTCTCTGTTTTTGTTCGGCATGATCACCTGGGCCGCGATTACCACCCTCAATGAAACCAGTGTGGCGCGTGGTGAAGTCCGCCCGGCGTCCAGCGTTCAGCCGGTTCAGCATCTTGAAGGCGGTATTGTCTCGAATGTGCGCGTCCAGGACGGTGAACAGGTCCGGAAGGGTCAGGAAATTCTCACCATGGCGCCGACGCCCGCGACCTCCAATTACAACAGAATACTGGCCCGGCATACGGCGCTCAGTCTGCAAATAAATCGACTAAAAACCTTTGCCGCCAGCGAGGAAGCCGATTTCAGCGCCTATGAAAAATCCCATCCCCTTCTGGTGCAGGATCAGAAAGATGTCCTGACACAACAAAATATTTCCCGGGTCGCACAACAAGAGGTCATCATGGCACAATTGGATGAAAAGCAAAACGAACTGGTATTGCTTGATCGTCAGGAAAAAACACAACAAAACAACCTCGCCCTCCTCGCCGAAGAAATGAAGATGCGGAAAGAATTGACAGAGAAAGGTTTGGGATCGAAGCTTAAACTGCTCGAAATACAACGCTCCCATAATCAGGCTCTCGGTGATCTAAATCAGACCCAGGCGCGCAAAGCCGGCACACGGGCCAGCATATCTCAGGTCCGGGGCAATCTGGTGGCTTTAAACGAAAAATTACGCAATGACGCCCTCATTCAGGTGGACAGCCTCAGCAGTGAACGGGCTCAGGTGACCGCAGAGCTCACACAATTACGCGACCGTGTTCAACGTTTGTCAGTCATTGCGCCCGTGGATGGCATTGTCAAAGGATTGAAATACCGCACAATCGGAAGCGTTGTACCGCCCGGTGATGTCGTCGCAGAGATTGTCCCTCTATCGGACAAACTGGTGGCCGAAGTTAAAATCTCCCCCCGTGATATCGGTCATGTAAAAATCGGTACAGAAGTTCTGGTGAAACTCGACACCTATAACTTTGCCCGTTATGGAAGCCTGTCCGGCAGTCTCAATCATGTCTCCGCCTCCTCTTATATGGACGAACAGGGGGAAACATATTTCAAAGGCGTGGTGGAACTGCCCCGGAATTATATTGGAACCGATCCGGCCTCCAACCGCATCACGTCAGGCATGACACTGGTCGCCGATATTCAGACCGGCAAGAAAACCCTGCTGCAATATCTGGTCAAGCCGATCAACAATGCTTTGGACACTGCCTTTCGTGAAAGATAA
- a CDS encoding peptidase domain-containing ABC transporter codes for MTKAISADTPAEASPARRAPNGPARELLDNLETQVKKGVKLSVSDAAQLADALETGQIASFSAKSPFASCLIPLLTALGWRGNIRALFESLPHFADSLDRTEFRNCLAHLHYKTVQSPANVADIDERLFPCIFVDRKGSPLVLLAREEDPQSGTPQVRVFDSADRKEKMLQDASLSGTAYFISSDFTTQTNKKKNTRPSENWVGDLFLRFKTTIKQLFAMTLVLNIFALLVPLFIMAIYDQVIPSKSSESLAYLTGGILFAILCEVILRFIRSRFVAYLGARVENIVTTATFKKLLSLPPTMTESSPIGSQVARLKEFDSIKGLFSGTLVNVILELPFVVIFLAIILILGGPLAYIPLVMMAVFGLVGFIMLPSMKRNVARSSRTKAERHGFLVESMSNLRTIKQTASEQAWLDRFRDLSAESAYSHFRTSQVSLLMQSLAQAIMMAAGVATVGFGVLRILNGDMSVGALIACMALVWRVLSPLQGLFLTLTRLEQTLNSVKQINLLMKINSEDDPSPSSLSTREFAGHIVMDRVSFRYRPNAEPALLGASFEVKPGEMLSIIGPNAAGKSTALKLLLTMSRPQAGQVILDGMDVRQINSITLRQAIAYVPQEAHFFHGTIAQNLRLSQPMATHEEMVEACIKANVIEEISNLTHGFETRIGDQSIQSLPSSFKQRLSLARAYLKKSPILLLDEPAKTLDFEGDTAFMRSLDAIKGQMTILMVSHRPSHIRMADKVLVLEDGMVRQFGTPAEVFPDL; via the coding sequence ATGACCAAAGCCATCTCTGCTGATACACCGGCCGAGGCCAGTCCGGCAAGGCGAGCACCCAATGGTCCCGCACGGGAATTGCTCGACAACCTGGAAACCCAGGTCAAGAAGGGGGTGAAGCTCTCCGTATCCGATGCTGCTCAATTGGCTGATGCCCTGGAAACCGGTCAAATTGCGTCTTTTTCCGCCAAATCACCTTTCGCCTCTTGCCTAATTCCCTTGCTTACGGCACTGGGATGGCGTGGCAACATTCGCGCCTTATTTGAATCCCTGCCACATTTCGCCGACAGTCTCGACCGGACAGAATTCAGAAACTGTCTGGCGCACCTGCATTATAAAACCGTGCAATCCCCGGCCAATGTTGCAGATATTGATGAAAGACTGTTTCCCTGCATCTTTGTCGATAGGAAGGGAAGCCCTCTCGTGCTGCTGGCCCGGGAAGAAGACCCGCAAAGCGGGACCCCTCAAGTCCGGGTTTTTGACAGTGCCGACCGAAAAGAGAAAATGCTGCAGGACGCCTCCCTCTCCGGCACCGCTTATTTTATTTCATCGGATTTCACCACCCAGACCAACAAGAAGAAAAATACCCGTCCGAGTGAAAACTGGGTCGGAGATCTTTTTTTACGGTTCAAAACCACCATCAAGCAACTGTTCGCGATGACGCTTGTTTTGAATATTTTCGCCCTGCTGGTGCCGTTGTTCATCATGGCGATCTATGATCAGGTCATTCCGTCCAAATCAAGTGAAAGCCTCGCTTATCTGACCGGAGGTATCCTGTTCGCCATTCTATGTGAAGTGATTTTACGGTTCATACGATCACGTTTTGTCGCTTACCTCGGGGCCCGCGTGGAAAATATTGTCACCACCGCCACATTTAAGAAACTGCTCTCCTTGCCGCCGACGATGACAGAATCCTCGCCAATCGGCAGCCAGGTTGCCCGTCTGAAAGAGTTTGATTCTATCAAAGGACTATTTTCAGGCACCCTGGTTAATGTCATTCTGGAACTGCCCTTTGTGGTAATTTTCCTGGCCATCATCCTGATACTTGGTGGCCCCCTGGCCTATATCCCTTTGGTTATGATGGCGGTATTTGGTCTGGTCGGTTTTATCATGCTGCCTTCCATGAAACGCAATGTCGCCCGTTCCAGCCGCACAAAGGCGGAACGTCACGGCTTTCTGGTAGAAAGCATGTCCAATCTCCGCACCATAAAGCAGACCGCATCCGAACAGGCCTGGCTTGACCGTTTCCGGGATTTGTCGGCGGAATCCGCCTATTCCCATTTCCGGACCTCTCAGGTTTCGCTACTCATGCAAAGCCTGGCCCAGGCCATCATGATGGCCGCCGGGGTCGCCACAGTCGGCTTCGGCGTTTTAAGAATTTTGAACGGCGATATGAGCGTCGGGGCCCTGATCGCCTGTATGGCACTGGTCTGGCGGGTACTCTCGCCGCTCCAGGGCCTGTTTCTCACCCTCACCCGTCTTGAGCAAACCCTCAACAGCGTCAAACAGATCAATTTATTGATGAAGATAAATTCAGAAGATGACCCAAGCCCGTCCAGTTTATCCACCCGGGAATTTGCCGGTCATATCGTGATGGACCGGGTCAGTTTTCGCTACCGGCCCAATGCAGAGCCCGCCCTGCTCGGGGCATCCTTTGAAGTCAAACCTGGAGAAATGCTGTCGATCATTGGGCCCAATGCCGCCGGGAAGTCCACCGCCCTGAAACTTTTACTGACCATGTCCCGCCCCCAGGCCGGCCAGGTCATTCTTGATGGCATGGATGTGCGGCAAATCAACAGCATCACCCTGCGTCAGGCCATCGCCTACGTGCCACAGGAAGCGCATTTCTTCCACGGCACCATTGCCCAGAACCTGAGATTGTCACAGCCTATGGCCACCCATGAGGAAATGGTCGAGGCCTGCATCAAAGCCAACGTTATCGAAGAAATTTCAAATCTGACACATGGTTTTGAAACCCGTATTGGCGACCAATCCATTCAAAGTCTGCCTTCCAGCTTCAAACAACGGCTGTCCCTGGCCCGGGCTTATCTTAAAAAATCACCGATATTATTACTGGATGAGCCTGCCAAAACCTTGGACTTCGAAGGCGATACCGCATTCATGCGATCACTGGACGCCATCAAGGGCCAGATGACCATCTTAATGGTATCGCATCGTCCCAGTCACATCAGAATGGCCGACAAGGTATTGGTGCTAGAAGATGGTATGGTACGCCAGTTTGGCACCCCGGCAGAAGTTTTCCCGGATCTTTAA
- a CDS encoding peptidase domain-containing ABC transporter produces MPIMRADILIASLFLNTLSLALPMVLLQVYDRIIPNVALQTLTLLIFGLVVVLIIDVLLRTARSYLSGWVGAKYEHEMGCQSVEKLLRADLQELEKVSSGVHLDRLSSIDSVRDFYSSQAGLALVDLPFVLLFLGLLGYIGGALLVVPVLLLVVLGAFSFFIGVRLKDAIENDTLWEDRRYSFIIEILGGIHSIKSMAMENLMGRRYEKLMENCSRASYEVIFLNGISQSIGTIFSQITMVAVASVGSILVINGEITMGALAASTLLAGRTVQPLLRALSIWTQFQHIQIANQKIQAIDNTSAERPDDTHDIGRVERVEMKNVSFKYGKDGKEILQDVNLTLNHGETIGIRGGNGSGKSTLLWSLMGGLKPTSGEILINGQSPQAFSTDSLRKRIAYLPQRPIMFRGTILENLTMFRGDEHIDAALQVAEMLDLNKILARMPDGYETLIGDGAQSEIPTGIAQRITIARSLAHKPDLVLFDEANSGLDTKSDNDLQFLMERLKGTCTIVLVSYRPSLLRLADRQFDLKDGCLIPQDNSASSNQQGGRS; encoded by the coding sequence ATGCCAATCATGAGAGCCGACATTCTCATCGCCTCGCTTTTTCTCAATACGCTGTCCCTCGCCTTGCCTATGGTTTTGCTCCAGGTTTATGACCGCATTATTCCCAATGTCGCGCTTCAAACCCTGACCTTGCTAATTTTTGGGCTGGTGGTTGTTCTGATCATAGATGTGCTCCTGCGCACCGCCCGGTCTTATCTATCCGGCTGGGTTGGCGCCAAATATGAACATGAAATGGGCTGCCAATCGGTTGAAAAACTGCTTAGGGCCGACCTCCAGGAATTGGAAAAAGTCTCCTCCGGTGTACATCTCGACCGTTTGTCCTCCATTGATTCCGTGCGGGATTTTTATTCCAGTCAGGCCGGTCTGGCTCTTGTTGACCTGCCCTTTGTTTTATTGTTCCTCGGCCTTCTTGGTTACATTGGCGGGGCGCTTCTGGTTGTGCCGGTTTTACTGTTGGTGGTTTTGGGCGCATTCTCATTCTTCATCGGCGTGCGCCTGAAAGACGCCATCGAAAATGACACGTTATGGGAAGATCGCCGCTACAGTTTCATCATAGAAATTCTTGGTGGCATTCATTCCATCAAAAGTATGGCCATGGAAAACCTGATGGGCCGCCGGTATGAAAAGTTGATGGAAAACTGCTCCAGAGCATCCTATGAAGTTATTTTTCTCAATGGCATTTCCCAAAGCATCGGCACCATATTCTCGCAGATCACCATGGTTGCCGTTGCCAGCGTCGGCAGCATTCTGGTGATCAACGGCGAAATTACCATGGGGGCACTTGCCGCCAGTACATTGCTCGCCGGGCGCACCGTGCAACCCCTGTTGCGGGCATTGAGCATATGGACCCAGTTTCAACACATACAGATCGCCAACCAGAAAATACAGGCCATCGACAACACCAGCGCCGAACGTCCGGATGATACACACGATATTGGTCGCGTCGAACGCGTTGAAATGAAAAACGTCAGCTTTAAATATGGAAAAGACGGTAAAGAAATCCTTCAGGATGTTAACCTAACCCTGAACCATGGTGAGACCATCGGCATCAGGGGCGGTAATGGGTCTGGAAAATCCACCCTGCTGTGGTCCCTGATGGGCGGCTTAAAACCCACCTCGGGTGAAATCCTGATCAATGGACAATCACCACAGGCCTTTTCCACCGACAGCCTGCGTAAACGCATCGCTTACCTGCCCCAGCGTCCCATCATGTTCCGGGGCACCATTCTGGAAAACCTGACCATGTTCCGCGGGGACGAACATATTGACGCGGCTTTGCAAGTGGCTGAAATGCTGGACCTTAATAAAATTCTGGCCCGTATGCCTGATGGCTACGAAACCCTGATCGGGGACGGCGCCCAGAGCGAAATTCCCACCGGCATAGCCCAACGCATCACCATTGCCCGTTCGCTCGCCCATAAACCGGATCTTGTTCTGTTCGACGAGGCCAATTCAGGGCTCGACACCAAGTCGGACAATGACCTGCAGTTTCTGATGGAAAGATTGAAAGGCACCTGTACCATCGTTCTGGTCAGCTACCGCCCTTCTCTTCTGCGGTTAGCAGATCGGCAGTTTGACCTGAAAGACGGCTGCCTGATCCCGCAAGACAATAGCGCCTCATCTAACCAGCAGGGAGGCCGTTCATGA
- a CDS encoding outer membrane lipoprotein-sorting protein → MVKWYRLTAFGVILLGVLLPGGLRAQSPEEKGLAIATEADRRDTGFGNSVAELEMILRNREGRESYRSLKIKTFEMIAPDVGDKSLVIFDSPRDIKGTAFLTHSKIRESDDQWIYLPMLGKVKRISSSSKAGSFMGSEFSYEDMSSRDLGKYKYKWLRTEACGTLTCFVVESYPLDEKSGYTKLVSWIDTVEYRTWKTDFYNRRGDLFKVLSQSDYKKYLDKFWRATKLFMENKVTGKTTELRWSRFDFRTDLTENDFSKGRIKTAR, encoded by the coding sequence ATGGTAAAATGGTATAGGTTAACGGCGTTTGGTGTTATCCTGTTAGGCGTTCTTCTGCCAGGGGGGCTTCGGGCCCAGTCTCCGGAAGAAAAAGGCCTGGCCATTGCCACGGAGGCTGATCGACGGGATACGGGATTCGGGAACAGTGTGGCCGAACTTGAGATGATCCTGCGCAACCGTGAGGGGCGGGAAAGTTATCGTAGTCTGAAAATTAAGACCTTTGAAATGATCGCCCCGGATGTGGGGGACAAGTCGCTGGTGATTTTTGACAGTCCGCGCGATATCAAAGGCACGGCTTTTTTGACTCATTCCAAGATACGCGAATCTGATGACCAGTGGATTTATCTGCCTATGCTGGGCAAGGTGAAGCGGATCTCTTCCAGCAGCAAGGCCGGTTCATTTATGGGCAGTGAGTTTTCCTATGAGGATATGTCATCGCGGGACCTGGGGAAATACAAATATAAATGGTTGCGTACGGAAGCCTGCGGAACGCTGACCTGTTTTGTGGTCGAATCCTATCCCTTGGATGAAAAATCCGGCTATACCAAACTGGTATCCTGGATCGACACAGTGGAATACCGGACATGGAAAACCGATTTTTATAATCGGCGCGGGGACTTGTTCAAGGTTCTTAGTCAATCGGATTACAAAAAATATCTTGATAAATTTTGGCGCGCTACAAAGCTGTTTATGGAGAATAAGGTCACCGGCAAGACAACAGAGTTGCGATGGAGTCGTTTTGATTTTCGCACAGACCTGACTGAAAACGACTTTTCCAAGGGCCGGATTAAAACCGCGAGATAA